In Oreochromis niloticus isolate F11D_XX linkage group LG5, O_niloticus_UMD_NMBU, whole genome shotgun sequence, a single window of DNA contains:
- the LOC100697719 gene encoding adenosine receptor A1 isoform X2, with amino-acid sequence MAQIGNSSSQHMDMMYISIETTIALASVVGNVLVVLVVYENRALRSATFCFIVSLAMADIAVGLLVIPLAIVISVGYYTQFYTCLFLSCLILMITQSSIFSLLAIAIDRYLRVKIPTRYSIIVTNGRAFMASCLCWILSFLTGLVPMTGWNNQDTINRSNSSEICCQFTAVIRMDYMVYFNFFVCVAPPLLIMITLYVEIFRVIRKQLNRRAEATCDGDKYFRKELKLAKSLALVVFLFALCWLPIHIMNCVTLFCPNCINPIASKVGIFMSHVNSALNPLVYAFKMKHFRATLIQIIRRCMLCKPVEATAYPTSTVVLS; translated from the exons ATGGCGCAAATAGGAAATTCCTCCAGTCAG CACATGGATATGATGTACATCTCCATTGAGACCACTATTGCTCTGGCCTCTGTGGTGGGGAATGTACTGGTGGTGCTGGTGGTGTATGAAAACCGGGCTCTCCGCAGCGCAACCTTCTGCTTCATTGTGTCTCTGGCCATGGCTGACATCGCTGTGGGACTTTTGGTCATCCCTCTAGCTATTGTTATCAGTGTGGGATATTACACTCAGTTCTACACATGCCTCTTCCTGTCTTGCCTGATTCTGATGATCACCCAGAGCTCCATCTTTTCCCTACTGGCAATAGCCATCGACAGATATCTGCGAGTCAAAATTCCTACCAG GTACAGCATCATAGTGACTAATGGGCGAGCGTTCATGGCAAGTTGTCTCTGTTGGATTCTTTCCTTCCTCACTGGATTGGTTCCGATGACTGGCTGGAATAACCAGGATACCATAAACCGCAGCAACTCCAGTGAGATATGCTGCCAATTCACCGCTGTTATAAGGATGGACTATATGGTATACTTTaatttctttgtctgtgtggcACCACCACTGCTGATAATGATCACTCTGTATGTGGAGATCTTTAGGGTCATACGGAAGCAACTTAACCGCCGTGCTGAGGCCACCTGTGATGGAGACAAGTACTTCCGGAAGGAGCTGAAACTAGCCAAATCGTTGGCCTTGGTGGTGTTTCTCTTTGCTTTGTGCTGGCTCCCAATACATATCATGAACTGCGTCACTTTATTTTGCCCAAATTGTATCAATCCGATAGCCTCAAAGGTAGGGATTTTCATGTCCCATGTAAACTCGGCTCTTAACCCGCTGGTTTATGCATTCAAGATGAAGCATTTCCGTGCCACACTCATCCAGATCATTCGCCGTTGCATGTTATGTAAACCCGTAGAAGCAACCGCATACCCTACAAGCACAGTAGTCCTAAGTTAG
- the LOC100697719 gene encoding adenosine receptor A1 isoform X1 yields the protein MTSCPVQPHEHMDMMYISIETTIALASVVGNVLVVLVVYENRALRSATFCFIVSLAMADIAVGLLVIPLAIVISVGYYTQFYTCLFLSCLILMITQSSIFSLLAIAIDRYLRVKIPTRYSIIVTNGRAFMASCLCWILSFLTGLVPMTGWNNQDTINRSNSSEICCQFTAVIRMDYMVYFNFFVCVAPPLLIMITLYVEIFRVIRKQLNRRAEATCDGDKYFRKELKLAKSLALVVFLFALCWLPIHIMNCVTLFCPNCINPIASKVGIFMSHVNSALNPLVYAFKMKHFRATLIQIIRRCMLCKPVEATAYPTSTVVLS from the exons ATGACTTCCTGTCCTGTCCAACCTCACGAGCACATGGATATGATGTACATCTCCATTGAGACCACTATTGCTCTGGCCTCTGTGGTGGGGAATGTACTGGTGGTGCTGGTGGTGTATGAAAACCGGGCTCTCCGCAGCGCAACCTTCTGCTTCATTGTGTCTCTGGCCATGGCTGACATCGCTGTGGGACTTTTGGTCATCCCTCTAGCTATTGTTATCAGTGTGGGATATTACACTCAGTTCTACACATGCCTCTTCCTGTCTTGCCTGATTCTGATGATCACCCAGAGCTCCATCTTTTCCCTACTGGCAATAGCCATCGACAGATATCTGCGAGTCAAAATTCCTACCAG GTACAGCATCATAGTGACTAATGGGCGAGCGTTCATGGCAAGTTGTCTCTGTTGGATTCTTTCCTTCCTCACTGGATTGGTTCCGATGACTGGCTGGAATAACCAGGATACCATAAACCGCAGCAACTCCAGTGAGATATGCTGCCAATTCACCGCTGTTATAAGGATGGACTATATGGTATACTTTaatttctttgtctgtgtggcACCACCACTGCTGATAATGATCACTCTGTATGTGGAGATCTTTAGGGTCATACGGAAGCAACTTAACCGCCGTGCTGAGGCCACCTGTGATGGAGACAAGTACTTCCGGAAGGAGCTGAAACTAGCCAAATCGTTGGCCTTGGTGGTGTTTCTCTTTGCTTTGTGCTGGCTCCCAATACATATCATGAACTGCGTCACTTTATTTTGCCCAAATTGTATCAATCCGATAGCCTCAAAGGTAGGGATTTTCATGTCCCATGTAAACTCGGCTCTTAACCCGCTGGTTTATGCATTCAAGATGAAGCATTTCCGTGCCACACTCATCCAGATCATTCGCCGTTGCATGTTATGTAAACCCGTAGAAGCAACCGCATACCCTACAAGCACAGTAGTCCTAAGTTAG
- the LOC100705788 gene encoding adenosine receptor A1 isoform X1, which produces MKEEDMIYTVVEVLIAVSCCLGNMLVILALWISRNIQQTTFCLIVSLAVADFLVGCVAIPLAVVVDGRVKTSFKTCLFISCVVILLTFVSVLCLAAIAVDRFLRVCIPIRYKRTVTHRLSCCVVAACWLAAVPLSFTPMFGWHENETFSITTCRFIDVIPMSYLVYFNFFLCSLTPLLVMTVLYIYVFCTIRRNLRDKPGSHTRNSYNYLRKEKQLAGSLFLVLALFGLSWLPLHIMNCIQYFGNIEVPKQAFNVGIVLSHANSAVNPVVYAFKIQKIKRAYLKIWKECISCATEKQESQISQTTDKSSSNNDSLAKNE; this is translated from the exons ATGAAGGAGGAAGACATGATTTATACTGTGGTGGAAGTGCTCATTGCTGTTAGTTGCTGTCTGGGTAACATGCTGGTTATTTTGGCCCTTTGGATCAGTAGAAACATTCAGCAGACGACCTTCTGCCTTATTGTCTCGCTGGCTGTGGCTGATTTTCTGGTAGGTTGTGTGGCAATACCATTGGCTGTAGTGGTGGATGGACGAGTGAAGACTTCATTCAAGACCTGTCTCTTCATCAGCTGTGTGGTCATCCTGCTGACTTTCGTCTCAGTTCTGTGCCTTGCAGCTATTGCTGTAGATCGTTTCCTTCGGGTGTGTATCCCTATCAG GTACAAAAGGACTGTAACACACAGACTGTCTTGTTGTGTGGTAGCAGCATGTTGGCTTGCTGCTGTTCCTCTCAGCTTTACTCCCATGTTTGGATGGCACGAGAATGAAACTTTCAGTATTACAACCTGCAGGTTTATAGATGTCATCCCAATGTCATACCTGGTTTATTTCAacttttttctctgctcattgACGCCTCTGTTGGTAATGACTGTGTTATACATCTATGTCTTTTGCACAATCAGAAGAAACCTTCGAGACAAACCAGGGAGCCATACCCGAAATTCGTACAACTACTTAAGGAAAGAGAAACAGCTGGCAGGATCTCTGTTTCTGGTACTGGCCTTGTTTGGCCTGTCCTGGCTCCCTCTCCACATAATGAACTGTATTCAGTACTTTGGAAATATTGAGGTACCAAAACAAGCTTTTAATGTTGGGATTGTGCTCTCTCATGCTAACTCAGCTGTCAACCCAGTTGTCTATGcattcaaaatacaaaaaatcaaAAGAGCATATCTAAAGATCTGGAAAGAGTGCATTTCATGTGCAACAGAAAAGCAGGAATCACAGATAAGCCAGACAACAGACAAGTCCAGCAGTAACAATGACAGTCTGGCCAAAAATGAATGA
- the LOC100705788 gene encoding adenosine receptor A3 isoform X2, protein MKEEDMIYTVVEVLIAVSCCLGNMLVILALWISRNIQQTTFCLIVSLAVADFLVGCVAIPLAVVVDGRVKTSFKTCLFISCVVILLTFVSVLCLAAIAVDRFLRVCIPIRYKRTVTHRLSCCVVAACWLAAVPLSFTPMFGWHENETFSITTCRRNLRDKPGSHTRNSYNYLRKEKQLAGSLFLVLALFGLSWLPLHIMNCIQYFGNIEVPKQAFNVGIVLSHANSAVNPVVYAFKIQKIKRAYLKIWKECISCATEKQESQISQTTDKSSSNNDSLAKNE, encoded by the exons ATGAAGGAGGAAGACATGATTTATACTGTGGTGGAAGTGCTCATTGCTGTTAGTTGCTGTCTGGGTAACATGCTGGTTATTTTGGCCCTTTGGATCAGTAGAAACATTCAGCAGACGACCTTCTGCCTTATTGTCTCGCTGGCTGTGGCTGATTTTCTGGTAGGTTGTGTGGCAATACCATTGGCTGTAGTGGTGGATGGACGAGTGAAGACTTCATTCAAGACCTGTCTCTTCATCAGCTGTGTGGTCATCCTGCTGACTTTCGTCTCAGTTCTGTGCCTTGCAGCTATTGCTGTAGATCGTTTCCTTCGGGTGTGTATCCCTATCAG GTACAAAAGGACTGTAACACACAGACTGTCTTGTTGTGTGGTAGCAGCATGTTGGCTTGCTGCTGTTCCTCTCAGCTTTACTCCCATGTTTGGATGGCACGAGAATGAAACTTTCAGTATTACAACCTGCAG AAGAAACCTTCGAGACAAACCAGGGAGCCATACCCGAAATTCGTACAACTACTTAAGGAAAGAGAAACAGCTGGCAGGATCTCTGTTTCTGGTACTGGCCTTGTTTGGCCTGTCCTGGCTCCCTCTCCACATAATGAACTGTATTCAGTACTTTGGAAATATTGAGGTACCAAAACAAGCTTTTAATGTTGGGATTGTGCTCTCTCATGCTAACTCAGCTGTCAACCCAGTTGTCTATGcattcaaaatacaaaaaatcaaAAGAGCATATCTAAAGATCTGGAAAGAGTGCATTTCATGTGCAACAGAAAAGCAGGAATCACAGATAAGCCAGACAACAGACAAGTCCAGCAGTAACAATGACAGTCTGGCCAAAAATGAATGA